One window of Mesoplasma syrphidae genomic DNA carries:
- a CDS encoding cation-translocating P-type ATPase — translation MENYESKKLADIEKDLQTDFKKGLTQEQVDKKLLSDGKNELPVARVTPWYRTFLLAFIEPLQIILIIAAIISVVAPIVANKTGHMSFHDFIDFIVIIAIVIIDAILETVQTVKARKSVDALKALSKPRSVVIRDGQQKEIDAADLVVGDIVVLEAGKYVPAELRIIKASDFMIDESILTGESVPVDKHANKISPTVILAEKKNIAFMSTFTTAGRGIGVVIATAINSEIGKIAAAVNSNEDEHTPLEKKLTSFSYWISCAAAFVGVTIFAAMLFTGDRNAWANYLMVAITLAIGVIPESLAAVVSITLSFSTKRMAKENVIVKKLASVETLGSVNVICTDKTGTLTQNKMTVQKVIVNNKIITQKDYVKLPSSLQKELFLKSLVLPNDSVTEGTERIGDPTELALVDYAELMGIDEQKSRELWLRTDEIPFDSERKLMTTVNEIDSKQVTFTKGAIDQLLKVCSRIILNDQIINLTDEHRHEILKSATTLSDDALRVLAFAYSDDINQTKANYEANLIFVGAVAMIDPVRIEAVQAIEEAHAAGIRVVMITGDHAITALAIARDLDLAYTPYEVMSSEALERYSEEELLRVIDNIKVFARVNPDHKVRIVNALQKKGNIVSMTGDGVNDAPSLSKADIGVAMGITGTDVAKQAADVILTDDNFATIMKGVNEGRNVYQKIKRAIVLLMGFNLANVVSIFVISMILHVSPLEATNILFINLIVESCLAIAIGMGPLDDTLMLLPPKFGKNGLLKGSLLPIVKIGLFSGAASILAFFVGMEAVDIKVWGAIDESSWYTFFKTTSNLTLTDKIQFISFGRTAMFITTVSSPLLFAHLIKLSNWQANRKVNWTISMPLVYASLIALGLGMIVTFIPGINDNIFGLVHYGTKEIDGRMLQGWNAQNIWLIFASFGMALIAPLGILLTDAIVFYSYHLAPKSWQTNRELVLKMLEADRKEEIAQAKKNKQIKK, via the coding sequence ATGGAAAATTATGAATCGAAAAAGTTAGCAGACATTGAAAAAGATTTGCAAACTGATTTTAAAAAAGGTCTAACCCAAGAACAAGTTGATAAAAAACTTTTAAGTGATGGGAAAAACGAGCTACCAGTTGCCAGAGTTACTCCATGATATAGAACTTTCTTATTAGCATTTATTGAGCCATTACAAATTATTTTGATCATTGCAGCAATAATTTCGGTTGTTGCTCCAATAGTTGCTAATAAAACAGGACATATGAGTTTTCATGATTTTATTGATTTTATAGTAATCATTGCGATTGTTATTATCGATGCTATTTTAGAAACAGTTCAAACGGTTAAAGCGCGAAAATCTGTAGATGCGCTGAAAGCTTTATCAAAACCACGAAGTGTTGTAATTCGTGATGGACAACAAAAAGAAATTGATGCAGCAGATTTGGTTGTTGGAGATATTGTTGTTTTAGAAGCTGGTAAATATGTTCCAGCTGAATTACGAATTATTAAAGCTTCCGATTTTATGATTGATGAATCAATTTTAACTGGAGAATCAGTTCCAGTGGATAAGCATGCCAATAAAATTTCACCGACTGTTATTTTAGCAGAGAAAAAAAATATTGCCTTTATGTCAACATTTACAACAGCGGGAAGAGGAATTGGTGTTGTTATTGCAACGGCAATTAACAGTGAAATTGGTAAAATTGCAGCAGCAGTTAATAGCAATGAAGATGAGCATACACCATTAGAAAAAAAATTAACTTCATTTAGTTACTGAATTTCATGTGCTGCTGCTTTTGTGGGAGTGACAATTTTTGCAGCAATGTTATTTACAGGTGATCGTAATGCTTGAGCAAATTACTTAATGGTGGCAATTACGTTAGCAATTGGAGTAATTCCTGAATCGTTAGCAGCTGTTGTTTCTATCACATTATCGTTTTCAACAAAACGTATGGCTAAAGAAAATGTAATTGTTAAAAAGTTGGCATCTGTAGAAACTTTGGGTTCAGTAAACGTTATTTGTACAGATAAAACTGGAACACTTACTCAAAATAAAATGACTGTACAAAAGGTTATTGTTAATAATAAAATTATTACTCAAAAAGATTATGTTAAATTGCCAAGTTCCTTACAAAAAGAGCTATTTTTAAAAAGCTTAGTATTGCCAAATGATTCAGTAACTGAAGGTACAGAACGAATTGGAGATCCAACTGAATTGGCGCTAGTTGACTATGCTGAATTAATGGGAATTGATGAGCAAAAGTCTCGTGAACTATGATTGAGAACAGATGAAATACCATTTGATAGTGAACGTAAACTAATGACTACAGTTAATGAAATTGATAGCAAACAAGTGACTTTTACTAAAGGAGCAATTGATCAGTTATTAAAAGTTTGTTCACGAATTATTTTAAATGATCAAATTATTAATTTGACGGACGAACATCGTCATGAAATTTTAAAGTCAGCAACTACTTTAAGTGATGATGCTTTGAGAGTTTTAGCATTTGCTTATAGTGACGATATTAATCAAACTAAAGCTAATTATGAAGCGAATTTAATTTTTGTAGGAGCAGTCGCAATGATTGACCCGGTTAGAATCGAAGCTGTTCAAGCAATTGAAGAAGCACACGCTGCAGGAATTCGTGTAGTAATGATTACAGGTGATCATGCGATTACAGCTTTGGCTATTGCTCGTGATTTAGACTTAGCTTATACACCATATGAAGTTATGTCTTCAGAAGCTTTAGAGCGCTACAGTGAAGAAGAATTGCTTCGAGTAATCGATAACATTAAAGTTTTTGCCAGAGTTAACCCTGATCATAAAGTTCGTATTGTAAATGCATTGCAAAAAAAAGGTAACATTGTTTCAATGACAGGAGATGGAGTTAATGATGCTCCAAGTTTAAGCAAAGCTGATATTGGAGTAGCAATGGGAATTACTGGAACAGATGTTGCTAAACAAGCAGCAGACGTTATTTTAACTGATGATAACTTTGCCACAATTATGAAAGGTGTTAATGAAGGACGTAACGTTTATCAAAAAATAAAACGAGCAATTGTTTTATTAATGGGATTCAACTTAGCAAACGTTGTTTCAATTTTTGTTATTTCAATGATTCTGCATGTTTCACCACTAGAAGCCACAAATATTTTGTTTATTAACTTAATTGTTGAATCATGTTTAGCAATTGCGATTGGAATGGGTCCATTAGATGATACCTTAATGTTATTACCACCAAAATTTGGAAAAAATGGGTTGCTTAAAGGATCACTTCTTCCAATTGTAAAAATTGGTTTATTTTCAGGAGCAGCATCAATTCTCGCTTTCTTTGTAGGAATGGAAGCTGTAGATATAAAAGTTTGAGGAGCAATTGACGAAAGTTCTTGATATACTTTTTTCAAAACAACATCAAATTTAACATTAACAGATAAAATTCAATTTATTTCATTTGGTCGAACTGCAATGTTTATTACTACAGTTTCATCACCGTTGCTATTTGCACATTTAATTAAGTTATCAAACTGACAGGCAAACCGTAAAGTTAATTGAACGATTTCAATGCCATTAGTATATGCTTCATTAATTGCATTAGGACTAGGAATGATCGTTACATTCATTCCAGGAATTAATGATAATATTTTTGGATTAGTTCATTATGGAACAAAAGAAATTGATGGACGAATGTTGCAAGGATGAAATGCTCAAAATATATGATTAATTTTTGCGTCATTTGGAATGGCTTTAATTGCTCCGTTAGGAATTTTATTAACTGATGCAATTGTGTTTTATTCTTATCACTTAGCTCCAAAATCATGACAAACAAATCGTGAATTAGTGTTAAAAATGTTAGAAGCGGATCGCAAAGAAGAAATTGCACAAGCCAAAAAAAATAAGCAAATTAAAAAATAG
- the holA gene encoding DNA polymerase III subunit delta — MNFIYSLDYFLLTKATNKLIKTINKNDEYEVLKFSLIEDDFNQIWDSINTFSLFENKKIVLVRDCWFVNEEKVTLHKSFNLEKLEAMLKNANPETILIFTLNSDKFSKKLKIAKTINQLMQVEKLELMSEQTIIKYITTFFAKANVNLDRKLATYIYQNLPNDMQVINNELNKLVNLSQPLTCEVIKNNLTRYLENDIFEISNCFIKNDIDGFLKLYKQYLLLNDDLFGLIGLIGANVSFIRDVKILRMTRKSSSEIATILNAHPYRIKLAISNNSSKISQLNDKIEVLYKIHKSILNGKFEVSVLPEYEFVKNMRQEV, encoded by the coding sequence ATGAACTTTATATATTCTTTGGACTATTTTTTATTAACTAAAGCTACAAATAAGTTAATTAAAACTATCAATAAAAATGATGAATATGAAGTCTTAAAATTTTCACTAATTGAAGATGATTTTAATCAAATTTGAGATAGCATCAATACATTTTCATTATTCGAAAATAAAAAAATCGTTTTAGTTAGGGATTGTTGATTTGTTAATGAGGAGAAGGTCACGTTGCACAAAAGTTTCAATCTTGAAAAGTTAGAAGCAATGTTGAAAAACGCTAATCCTGAAACTATTTTGATTTTTACTTTAAATAGTGATAAGTTTTCAAAAAAATTAAAAATTGCTAAGACTATTAATCAGTTGATGCAAGTTGAAAAGTTAGAATTAATGAGTGAGCAAACAATTATTAAATATATTACGACTTTTTTTGCAAAAGCAAATGTCAATTTGGATCGAAAACTTGCAACCTATATCTATCAAAATCTGCCAAATGATATGCAAGTTATTAACAATGAATTGAATAAACTGGTGAATTTGTCGCAACCGCTAACTTGCGAAGTTATTAAGAATAACTTAACAAGATATTTGGAAAATGATATTTTTGAAATCTCAAACTGCTTCATAAAAAATGACATTGATGGCTTTTTAAAACTATATAAGCAATATTTATTATTAAATGATGACTTGTTTGGACTAATTGGACTAATTGGAGCAAATGTAAGTTTTATTCGTGATGTCAAAATTTTAAGAATGACCCGCAAATCAAGTAGTGAAATTGCAACTATTTTAAATGCACATCCTTATCGGATAAAATTGGCGATATCAAATAATAGTAGTAAAATTAGTCAATTAAATGATAAAATAGAAGTGTTATATAAAATTCACAAAAGTATTCTCAATGGAAAATTTGAAGTTTCAGTTTTACCAGAATATGAGTTTGTAAAAAATATGAGACAAGAGGTATAA
- a CDS encoding lipoprotein, protein MKKLLTVLGAVSLAATVGSTVVSCTKEAKKPNLQALKAQIEKAEKIQQGKKTKTAFEALKQAILEAKKVKKEEDVSKAYAAIVKAMKAFNDSADMKVVDFKNFKENAEKETNKKHSTIDAAVTAIQGIAKPEGVKTVKVEKDKDGKNIIVTFVVEERYNKVEKLELTFVKAD, encoded by the coding sequence ATGAAAAAATTACTTACTGTTTTAGGAGCAGTTAGTTTAGCTGCAACGGTTGGCTCAACGGTCGTATCATGTACAAAAGAGGCTAAAAAACCTAACTTGCAGGCTTTGAAAGCACAAATTGAAAAGGCCGAAAAAATTCAACAAGGCAAAAAAACTAAAACTGCCTTTGAAGCATTGAAACAGGCAATTCTAGAAGCCAAAAAAGTTAAAAAAGAAGAAGACGTTTCAAAGGCTTATGCAGCAATTGTTAAGGCCATGAAAGCATTTAATGATTCAGCTGATATGAAAGTAGTTGATTTTAAAAATTTTAAGGAGAATGCCGAAAAAGAGACTAATAAAAAACATTCTACTATTGATGCTGCAGTTACAGCAATTCAAGGAATTGCCAAACCTGAAGGTGTAAAAACAGTTAAAGTTGAAAAAGATAAAGATGGCAAAAATATTATTGTTACTTTTGTAGTTGAAGAAAGATACAACAAAGTTGAAAAACTTGAGTTGACATTTGTAAAAGCTGATTAA
- the rpsT gene encoding 30S ribosomal protein S20 — translation MANIKSQKKRVLTNEKSRSANKAFKSEIKTAIKKVSIAKAENADNVNELITHAVSLIDKGVKKGILKMNKAAREKSRLMSA, via the coding sequence ATGGCAAACATCAAATCACAAAAAAAACGTGTTTTAACTAACGAAAAATCTCGTTCAGCAAATAAAGCTTTTAAATCAGAAATTAAAACTGCAATTAAAAAAGTTTCTATTGCTAAAGCTGAAAATGCAGATAACGTAAATGAATTAATTACTCATGCAGTTAGTTTAATTGATAAAGGGGTTAAAAAAGGAATCCTAAAAATGAACAAAGCTGCAAGAGAAAAATCTCGTTTAATGAGTGCTTAA
- a CDS encoding valine--tRNA ligase codes for MRKELAPKYNPNEVENGKYEQWIADNRFAANPNSKKPKFSIILPPPNVTGKLHIGHAWDGSLQDAIIRFKKLVGFDVLFVPGMDHSGISTQVKVEAKLREQGINRFDLGREKFLEEAWTWKAEYAAIIRQQWAKLGLALDYSVEKFTLDDDVNELVKQIFIDFYNKGLIYRGKRIVNWDPQQKTAISNVEVIYSEITGSMYYFKYKLVDSDAYLEVATTRPETMFADQCVVVNPTDERYIQYIGKKVINPVNGDVIPVIADEYVEVDFGTGVMKCTPAHDPNDFEIGERHDLAKPLCMNEDGTINELGGENYQGLDRFVAREKIIKMTSEANTFIKADEITHQVGFSERSNAIVEPYLSDQWFVKMEKFAAMILQLQNSDEAVKFFPERFASVLEKWMENAHDWCISRQLWWGHRIPAWYNKKTNELYVGDKEPTDLENWVQDEDVLDTWFSSGLWPFATLMRGEGIDSKYYQAYFPVNVLVTGYDIIFFWVARMIFQTEEFTGSKPFNDVLIHGLVRDEQGRKMSKSLGNGIDPMEIIAEYGVDSLRFFLLTNSTPGQDIKYSTEKVRSAWNFMNKLWNASRYVLMTLDENFIPDMNFISHLSATDKWILNELSKVEQQVRVLIEKYEFAIAGKLIYEFVWTKYCSWYIEFAKINLNSNDSVIYNSTQQTLFYVLKNILIMLHPFAPFMTEEIYLNLNLKSSITEEEWKIDKFEFNTDYINQVVNIITVVREFRSKNNLKNNLPLQFKLTNLNSHNRELFKAFNTEINHLLKGIVNTEIVQKIASEDLTAIAIEEYFLEIANESFINKDELIQELIDRQAMLVNEISRSEKMLENENFINRASKDKIQDEKNKYQAYKEQLKAIEVKLKTLK; via the coding sequence ATTAGAAAAGAATTAGCACCAAAATATAATCCAAATGAAGTTGAAAACGGAAAATATGAACAATGAATTGCCGATAATCGTTTTGCAGCTAATCCGAATTCTAAAAAGCCAAAATTTTCAATTATTTTACCACCTCCAAATGTTACTGGTAAACTTCATATTGGTCATGCATGAGATGGAAGTTTACAAGATGCTATAATTCGCTTTAAAAAGTTAGTTGGATTTGATGTGTTATTTGTTCCAGGAATGGATCATTCAGGAATTAGTACACAAGTAAAAGTTGAAGCAAAACTTCGTGAACAAGGAATTAATCGTTTTGATTTAGGACGTGAAAAATTTTTAGAAGAGGCATGAACTTGAAAAGCAGAGTATGCAGCAATTATTCGTCAACAATGAGCTAAATTAGGTTTGGCTTTAGATTATAGTGTTGAAAAATTTACTTTAGATGACGATGTTAATGAATTAGTAAAACAAATTTTTATTGATTTTTATAATAAGGGATTGATATATCGTGGAAAACGAATTGTTAACTGAGACCCTCAACAAAAAACAGCTATTTCAAATGTTGAAGTAATTTATTCAGAAATTACTGGATCAATGTACTATTTTAAATATAAACTAGTAGATTCTGATGCTTATCTTGAAGTTGCTACAACTCGACCAGAAACAATGTTTGCTGATCAGTGTGTTGTAGTTAATCCAACAGATGAGCGCTATATTCAATATATTGGCAAGAAAGTTATCAATCCAGTTAACGGTGATGTTATTCCAGTAATTGCTGATGAATATGTTGAAGTTGATTTTGGAACAGGAGTTATGAAATGTACTCCAGCACATGATCCTAATGATTTTGAGATTGGTGAACGTCATGATTTGGCTAAGCCACTATGTATGAATGAAGACGGAACAATTAACGAACTTGGTGGGGAAAACTATCAAGGATTAGATCGCTTTGTTGCACGTGAAAAAATTATTAAGATGACGTCTGAAGCAAATACTTTTATTAAAGCCGACGAAATTACTCATCAAGTAGGATTTTCAGAACGTTCAAATGCAATAGTTGAACCATATTTATCAGATCAATGATTTGTGAAAATGGAAAAGTTTGCTGCAATGATTTTACAATTGCAAAATAGTGATGAAGCGGTTAAATTTTTTCCAGAGCGTTTTGCTAGCGTTTTAGAAAAATGAATGGAAAATGCTCATGATTGATGTATCTCTCGTCAATTATGATGAGGGCATCGTATTCCAGCTTGATATAATAAAAAAACTAATGAACTTTATGTTGGGGATAAAGAGCCAACTGATTTAGAAAATTGAGTTCAAGATGAAGATGTTTTGGACACTTGATTTTCTTCAGGACTATGGCCGTTTGCAACGCTAATGCGTGGCGAAGGAATTGATTCAAAATACTATCAAGCGTATTTCCCGGTTAATGTATTAGTTACCGGGTATGACATTATTTTCTTTTGGGTTGCTAGAATGATTTTTCAAACAGAAGAGTTTACTGGTTCAAAACCATTTAATGATGTTTTGATTCATGGTTTGGTTCGTGATGAGCAAGGCCGTAAAATGTCAAAATCATTGGGAAATGGAATTGATCCAATGGAAATAATTGCTGAATATGGAGTTGATAGCTTAAGATTTTTCTTGTTAACCAATTCAACTCCAGGACAAGATATTAAATACTCAACAGAAAAAGTTCGCAGTGCATGAAACTTTATGAATAAATTATGAAATGCTTCTCGTTATGTATTAATGACTTTAGATGAAAATTTTATTCCTGATATGAACTTTATAAGTCATCTTTCAGCTACAGATAAATGAATTTTGAATGAACTAAGTAAGGTCGAACAACAAGTACGAGTGTTAATTGAAAAATATGAGTTTGCAATTGCTGGGAAATTAATTTATGAATTCGTATGAACTAAATATTGTTCATGATATATTGAATTTGCAAAAATTAATTTAAATTCCAATGATTCTGTTATTTATAATTCAACCCAACAAACATTATTTTATGTTTTGAAAAATATTTTAATTATGTTACATCCTTTTGCGCCGTTTATGACAGAAGAAATTTATTTAAATTTGAACCTAAAAAGTTCAATCACTGAAGAGGAATGAAAAATTGATAAATTTGAATTTAATACAGATTATATCAATCAAGTTGTTAATATAATTACCGTTGTTCGCGAATTTAGAAGTAAAAATAATCTTAAAAATAACTTACCATTACAATTTAAATTAACCAATTTAAACAGCCATAATAGGGAATTATTTAAAGCTTTCAACACTGAAATTAATCATCTTCTTAAAGGAATTGTAAATACCGAAATTGTTCAGAAAATTGCCAGTGAAGATTTAACTGCAATTGCAATTGAAGAATATTTCTTGGAGATTGCAAATGAAAGTTTTATTAATAAAGATGAATTAATTCAAGAACTTATTGATCGACAAGCAATGTTAGTAAATGAAATTTCAAGATCAGAAAAAATGTTAGAAAATGAGAATTTTATTAATAGAGCAAGCAAAGATAAGATTCAAGATGAGAAAAATAAATATCAAGCTTATAAAGAGCAATTAAAAGCAATTGAAGTTAAACTTAAAACGCTAAAGTAA
- a CDS encoding MBL fold metallo-hydrolase, with product MNQNSKDIVSITNQEGTVIEAKPSYAIIKVNYQNYYVSNYHLNLILDQRVRINGNVEILSKNHYFTFQFQTYLNHQRVFKQIKEIEITNQNWHYLRYYFYQTIFNFADHELIHLFLFNIKDKSQNFQSLIQNLNLSHLLNFNSLSIWGLWILITKIPNINNHQNILKVLFSLLWIWWFFLNYSWVLMRFLLKATFKNYKKLKPWSNFASFWVPCLLFPSYVGSNGFWYFTICYLFLKLLKRQRVKISLIGLLLIPLKIYYDFQINLLSPVWDFILAPFLLLINVIVTTTFIFGANPVWLNGLELWLNHLFKIVGWLSYSINIGYQDFFGVFLIYMILILWCSFQWNWKYQLLWLILVGSIYLIIWLMKPSHHLEMLNVGNGNSFIYFNKYKNLTVLFDCGVGKGFSKQLPSQYLKYLGINKIDAIFISHNHEDHFNALENLQMKFYVKNVYYRIGNFDELIIKNLTIKIFNNSLAKSENNKSLVIIVDFANTRLLFTGDIERVTENYLMTNSEFLNYLRLRRLDILQVAHHGSKTSSNYDFIKLLNPRMGLISGMYYQRLKFPDQQTLNTFKSLNIVYYITEGFKNVRINFSSGLVKVL from the coding sequence TTGAATCAAAATTCAAAAGATATTGTATCAATTACAAATCAAGAGGGTACTGTCATTGAAGCGAAACCTAGTTATGCAATTATTAAAGTCAATTACCAAAATTATTATGTCTCAAATTATCATTTAAATCTTATTTTAGACCAACGAGTAAGAATTAATGGTAACGTAGAAATATTATCCAAAAATCATTACTTCACTTTTCAATTTCAAACATATTTAAATCATCAGCGAGTGTTTAAGCAGATTAAAGAAATCGAAATCACTAATCAAAATTGGCACTATCTACGATACTATTTTTATCAAACAATTTTTAATTTTGCAGATCATGAACTTATTCACTTATTTTTATTTAATATCAAGGATAAAAGTCAAAATTTTCAAAGCCTGATTCAGAATTTAAATCTTAGCCATTTATTAAATTTTAATAGCTTGAGTATTTGAGGATTATGAATATTGATAACCAAAATTCCCAATATTAATAATCATCAAAATATACTAAAAGTTTTATTTAGTCTTTTATGAATCTGATGATTTTTTCTAAATTATTCATGAGTTTTAATGCGGTTTTTGCTTAAAGCAACATTTAAAAATTATAAGAAATTAAAACCTTGGTCCAATTTTGCTAGTTTTTGAGTTCCTTGCTTATTATTTCCAAGTTATGTAGGAAGTAATGGTTTTTGATATTTCACAATATGTTACTTATTTTTGAAGCTACTCAAAAGACAAAGAGTTAAAATAAGTTTGATTGGATTACTATTAATTCCTTTAAAAATTTATTATGACTTTCAGATTAATTTATTATCGCCTGTATGAGACTTTATATTAGCCCCATTTTTACTTCTAATAAATGTTATTGTGACAACTACTTTTATATTTGGGGCAAATCCCGTTTGACTAAATGGATTAGAACTTTGATTAAACCATTTATTTAAAATTGTTGGATGACTAAGTTATTCAATAAATATAGGATATCAAGATTTTTTTGGTGTTTTTTTGATTTATATGATTTTGATATTATGATGTAGTTTTCAATGAAATTGAAAATATCAATTACTTTGATTAATATTGGTTGGAAGCATTTACTTAATTATTTGACTAATGAAGCCAAGTCACCATTTAGAAATGTTAAATGTCGGAAATGGAAATTCGTTTATTTATTTTAATAAATATAAGAATTTAACAGTTTTATTTGATTGCGGGGTTGGTAAAGGTTTTAGCAAACAATTACCATCTCAGTATTTAAAATATTTAGGAATCAATAAAATTGATGCCATTTTTATTTCACATAATCATGAAGATCATTTTAATGCTCTTGAAAATTTACAAATGAAATTCTATGTAAAAAATGTTTACTATCGAATTGGTAATTTTGACGAACTAATTATCAAAAATTTGACAATTAAAATTTTCAATAATTCTTTAGCAAAAAGCGAAAATAATAAGTCGTTAGTTATCATTGTTGATTTTGCCAATACCAGACTTTTGTTCACTGGTGACATTGAAAGAGTAACAGAAAATTATTTAATGACTAACTCTGAATTTTTAAACTATTTAAGACTTCGCCGTTTAGATATTCTTCAAGTTGCTCATCATGGTTCGAAGACGTCATCAAATTATGATTTTATTAAATTATTAAATCCTAGAATGGGGTTAATTAGTGGAATGTATTATCAAAGACTAAAATTCCCTGATCAACAAACCTTGAACACCTTTAAATCACTTAATATAGTTTATTATATAACTGAAGGTTTTAAAAATGTTCGCATCAACTTTAGTTCAGGATTAGTTAAAGTTCTGTAA
- the yihA gene encoding ribosome biogenesis GTP-binding protein YihA/YsxC: MIKQAVFIKSAADRSGWIEDEIPEICFVGRSNVGKSSFINSIANQNKLAKVANTPGKTRLLNFFDINKGYFRIVDAPGYGYAKINIKMKIKFGEMMEDYLMNRDNLKGVCMLVDLRHQPTNDDKAMYDFLKQCEIPVLMIGTKLDKLKRNEIARNEKMIKETLKFYENDAFLKVSNLNKTNIQDAWIEFVKIIEN, from the coding sequence ATGATTAAACAAGCGGTATTTATAAAATCAGCAGCAGACAGAAGCGGTTGAATTGAAGATGAAATTCCAGAAATTTGCTTTGTTGGGCGTAGTAATGTAGGTAAGTCAAGCTTTATTAACTCAATTGCAAATCAAAATAAGTTAGCTAAAGTTGCTAATACACCAGGCAAAACTCGACTACTAAACTTTTTTGATATTAATAAGGGATATTTTCGTATCGTTGATGCACCAGGATATGGATATGCCAAAATTAATATTAAAATGAAAATAAAGTTTGGAGAAATGATGGAAGATTATCTAATGAATCGCGATAATCTTAAAGGAGTCTGTATGCTAGTTGATCTTCGTCACCAACCAACAAATGATGATAAGGCAATGTATGATTTTTTAAAACAATGTGAAATTCCAGTATTAATGATTGGAACCAAATTGGATAAATTGAAACGCAATGAAATTGCTAGAAATGAAAAAATGATTAAAGAAACATTAAAATTTTATGAAAATGATGCATTTTTAAAGGTTTCGAATTTAAATAAGACAAATATTCAAGATGCATGAATAGAATTTGTTAAAATTATAGAAAATTAA